In the Drosophila virilis strain 15010-1051.87 chromosome 4, Dvir_AGI_RSII-ME, whole genome shotgun sequence genome, tgttgttgttgttgttgagtttttctttaaataccctttaaaaGGTATTAGGAATTTGTTGGCGAATGTGCTCACACTGCGTAactatatatgaaaaatttttcaatatatatatatatatgcacattttgAACAGAGACATAAGTGTACGTCTCTTATTTCTATGTTAACTAGCTCCTCGGAAATGGATTCTCAACTGATATTGAAGTTGGCCCGATCAGCTGTAATAGGTGTTATGGTTGGTTATAGGTCTTTAGATATGCGAGTTCtcttattgaaaaataaactaTTTTGAAAGCTATCTTTGCTTAACTTACTTTTCTCTAGCCCCAATATTACACAGCTCCCACAGGAACTATAAgtcaacaaatttgtttataatatatacttaatcAATTTCACTATTCCTATAAAAATGTAACTTGAAAATATTACAAACCCTAATGAGTAAATACCGATCAAAAGTTCAACTCTTttaaaaaatcgattttttGTGTCTTAAGCCATCTAAAGCTAACATTTTGGAAAAGGAATATGAATATCAGCTGAGTTCATCTATTATATGGGAATAATCAGTTTTATATTGAGCTCTAGCCCTGAAAATAACTTTATTGGTCGAAagactttaatatatattatagctaTAGCTCAAATAAgcatatttaaatcaaaataatttatgttttatatgcCACATGTTAGAGTATTAATTTCTCGGCATGCGTATCTTTAACttgaatttttcatttttaaaaccAAAAGCCATTATATAACGCAATCGCTGCGAATGTAACCCTATAACCTTATTGCCATTAATGCGCTGTGCGTAGCCAGCAATGTTATGTTTAACTGTGTTGTAAGTTCTTGCAGCATTTCTATTAAAGAGTCCGAGGCCCAAGGAGCTGTTTGCCGCAACATGCAGTTAAATAATAGCGACACAGTCGCAGCTGCCAGTCGGCCAGGCGACAAAAGAAACGCGCCGCAAAGTGCGCGTTTTGTATTACGCGCCAAACAAGTCGCAAAACCCTTTCCCTTATACCCGATTCCTATACCATATCCATGACCATGTCGTTGTCCGTGTGGCCACAAGTCAACGCTTTAAATGCTCCATGCTGTTCCGGTCAAATGCTCCAATGCCAAGGGGCATAACCATAACAACGCCGCCAACATTTCGCGTCTCTGAAGGGCGGGGTCTGTGGTGCAAAGCGTTTACTCTCGACATATTTAGAAACCAACTACAATGCAATCCCCTGCCCCGCCTCTAACAACAGATGTATTGCATGTTCTGCTCAATAGAGTTCAAAGGTTGCATTTCGCATATTTCCTGCATTTTTAAAACGCTTAAAGCATTTTTGATTGCTTTAATGTGTAATCGATTACTTAATCGAATAATCGAATTATCTAAGCTAATTCTTTGGTGAACCGAGAATCATGAATGGAATAACTCTTAAAGCATCTATTAATATcttaataaagtaaataaaaaatattaaaatagttATTTTGTGATAAACGTTGATAACAGCTTATCGACTACTTCGATTAATtgaacatatttaatttattgtttggtGATAAACGtcgaaaaaactaattttattaagatttCAGTTTGAATATGATTATTTTATCGCTCCTACGGAATTTATCAGCTGCATAAGTATGTTATCGATTGCCTAATTGATAAATCGAAAACATTAAACTTATtcttttataaaatgaaaaatggttTAAGATAAACATGCGTAATTAATCTATAGAGATTTCATTTCAAGAAATATATTCTGGAACTTAATAACTCGTAAGGCATCTATTGAGTTATCGATTTCTTATTCGATTAGtcgaaaatattgaattaacattttttatttattttcttatttgttttattttttttgcgtaagttctttaatataaatgtttcTTTATGAATACTCCCAGGAATTTATGAACACTTAAGGCAACTATTGACTGTTTAAATGTGTTATCGATTAATCGAAAATATTAGACCAACTTTTTGCTGAAGCGGGCAATATGATAAGCATTGATAGTAGCTGATATTGATTTTAGATGAGAAAATTCAAATGTGACGCAATCTATTTTAATGCAAAAGAGAAACTAATTCAAATAAGTTGAGATTGCAGATAAAAATGacagaaacacacaaaatCCAGCATAAATAATACGTGATGTTCAACCAGTTAGCCAATTACTGTCAGTTAGACTGTAAATCTagacaacaaaatgttataaGCATAAAAATCGGATGTGTCACAGTAGTCTGTAAATTACAAATCAAAATACGGATATCTAATAATAAGCTGACATTTATTGTCTGACATTCCGCAACaactaatttaaaaatcaaactTCTTAGCTAGACTATTAGTTTTTcagagaaaataaataatcatttaataaagaaattgaattgtaGTTCAATtaagaattcaattaatttgaaataatttattatcataataattatttgaagTTCTGCTTATTGATCAAAAGTTTAGAAGTTTTTCTATTTAGAagtttttctattattatattgttttcatAAGGTCTTcctagttttttcttttttaagctAATTTACAggcttgtttatttatgtgttcATAGGTCTGAAACAATGAATTTTGTCAGTCATTTTTATATCCtgtaaaaattgaattttataccctttaaaatttgaatttgtgcaaatgtgtgtggCAGACATATGAGGCTTAATTAAGCTCAAATTCAAGTCGATTTCACGGTCTATATTATTCCTATCCAACCACAAAGTATTtgaacttaaaaataaaaaatatatctaaagTAGGAAAGTTTTAtattgcgttcatacataggGACAtagaaacaattaaataatttatggggtcacagatgcttccttctgcctggtacatacatttgcacaagtACATTTTGCCCCTTTTGCCAagtttgaatgggttcaggatatTAAATTGGTAGATTTTGTTTACgttttagttaattaaatatttatttaaataataatgtaaGCGAATTATCTCATTTATCAGTTTATGCCTTCTTCGAAGATTCTCAACGTATATTTGATCTAATTTATGTTTTCTACAACTATAAgaaatgcttttatttataatttattatactcttattaattaattagaaaaatcaattaaatgacAACAATTTGGTGCTAATAAAGTAAATCCATACCAAAGTTCAGAAAATTTTCTTATTGTGTATTGCCTATAAAAATTTGGGCTAAGACCAGATAGATTTTAGTTGAACACAATCTTAAACAATCTGCATTGATAAATTCCTACCGaattctttttgaatttttccaatgatttgtttttatataaattacatttgTGCAATCCGCAAATTGAGCCAGGACAACGAACTAATCCCCAAATTAGGGTATAGCACACACTTTATTAGATAGTTCATAATCATCCAAGTTAATCTGGAATGCATGCTACAAATGTAGTGTGCGGTTATGGAAAGTCGGGCAtacccgactagagcactcttaattgttgaaatattaaatgaatgcACTTTGATCCTAGTACTCTGCGGGCAAGATGGACGCGACGCAACTCACTGAGCTGATGGGCAGTCATGATTtcatgcagctgcagcagcagttgcagcacaacaacaacaactacaacaccGATGGCCACAATGGACTATCGCCGGAATCGGTGGAGCGCAGCTCGCGGCCCGTGCGACGCGCGACGCGACGCACCTCACAGGTAAGCAGCAAGGCACAGAATGGCGAGCAGGCGGTACAAAGCAATCGATTGACTTGTCCACAGCTAAGCAATAACACCTACGACCTGGAGATGACCGACTCCAGTTCGCAGAGCGACGACaccagcggcggcggcggcagcagcaacggcggcggcagcagcaccaacaacaacagcaaccagcTGGGCTGCGCCCAGGGCGGGCAGCGGCCATCGAGTCGCGGGCGGCAGCAGAACGCCACCGCCGGCGCCAGCCTGACGCCCAACAGCGgcgctaacaacaacaacaacaacaatcgcagGCGAAAGGGGGCGCTGAATGCGAAGGAGCGAAATCTGCGCCGCTTGGAGTCGAACGAGCGGGAGCGCATGCGCATGCACAGCCTGAACGATGCGTTTCAGTCGCTGCGCGAGGTCATTCCCCATGTGGAGATGGAGCGTCGCCTGTCCAAGATTGAGACACTCACGCTGGCCAAGAATTACATTATCAATCTGACGCACATTATACTCTCCAAGCGCAACGAGGAGGCCGCCGCCATGGAGCTAAATGCAGGCGCCGTAGGCGGTGTCCTCCTTACCGGCCTGACGGCCGAGCCAAATGGCAATAATGGCGGTGCTGCGACCAATGGCGCCACCAATGGACTGTGCTTCGAGGATGCCCTGGCCAGCGGTGGTGCCTATGACTGTGCGCTGCTCGCTGCCAGCGATGGCAGCTTATTGAGtgcggcaactgttgctgccacgcccacaatgcAAACACTGCAGCCGCCGCCGGCGatgcacatgcatgcacaGTCTCAAGTGGATCAGCAGGCGCAACAGCATCTgccacatcatcatcatccacaacagcagcagcagcagcagcagcagcagccgcacgcccaacagcaactgttgcatgCTCACGCGCATTTGGGCGCCAACATGTTGctgccacaacagcaacagcagcagcagcaacagcagcagcagcaacagcagcaacagcaacagccgcagcagcaacagccaactCTCATACTCAATGGCGGCACCACATTAACGGTGGGTggtgtcgctgtcgctgttggcGGTGCGGCGGGCGGCGGCGTTTTTCCGGATGTCAATGATAATTTCGATGAGCCCTTTCGAGAGTTTCTGTAAGCATCGATTGGGCTTCTACTGATGGTCTGTGGTAAAGTGAATATAAGTACACAAATAGAATTTATAGCACATGCCGAGTTAGAGTGGAAAATATAACTAGAGCATAATATTTCAATGTCCTGATCAGAACTTCCACAATAAGagaaaaccaaaccaaacaaaacaaaaaccaaaaattaattaattagaatAAACGCTCATAAATCTAAGTGAATTTCAAAGTTATCTAAACTCTACCAAACAGCTTTGCTTCAACGCAGCATAAATGGGAAAACCCATTTTCTCAAGTTACAGTCAATGTTAGCATGCACTTTAACCTGCTGTCagcaaatgtttttccatttgttaaaatgaaaattcacTTTGAAATGTAACCTGACTGTCAAAATCTAAAAAGTcaactttttaattatttctgtTCAATTTAGCATTTTCTAATTAACTATTTCCACAATTTACCAGGCTTTTGTCAAGAGTTGCCATCTTTGCTTTGCACATCTGGCAACACTGCACTCTTAGAAAATTCCATACAGTGTTTGCAAATTAACTTCGTCTTCAGTTacttttttgcaaaaatatttaacttcaatgcaaaaattaaaaccgAATAGAGCTTGAAAATGATTTCAAAACTGGAACCAAACGAAgaaaatttttacaaattttacaaaaatcttATTTGAAGAAAGTTAAAATGAGATTGTCAATTTGAGTTTTAGTCGTATCTACAACGGCAAAATTTGAGAAAATGGGGGGAATTAAACGCTGCTTAATTTGCACTCAAGCAACATTTTTcgaaaaaataactaaaataacGAGATCAAAGTTTTATTCACAACTTATTTAAGTTATAAATTGGTCAATTTCTAAAAGAAAAGACAGTTAACAAATTATGTTCGCttgtgaaaattaaattactttttgttttggctctttctcaaaaaaaaaaaaaaaattgtatattacaaaaaaaaaaccaagccgACTGTTGTGGTGCAAATTTCAAGTACATACGCAATTATTCAAAGTtgttaatatacatatttacgtACGCATAGTTATTAAAGTTTAGAAATAGCATATTATTAACAAATGTAGTTCAGATAAAACGAAACGGACGAATGGAACACGAATTAGCGACAAAAGTAAATCAAACGAAACGCTTGAATGAAACTGAAAAATTGATTAGCCGACAAGTCGAAGGGCGCGACGAAATTCAATATCTCgtacaaatatatgtttatatatatatatatatatatatagagagagagagagagagagagaacataTACAATtggcagcaatagcagcaacaaagaCGCAGCATCAATTAACGTTAAATAACGGTACTGGGACTTAAGTAGATGCTGATGGCAAATATGGCGACCCGATGCGACGCCAGGAACAGCAAGTGACGCGTCGTCGCTTAGTTAATTTACCACCCATGATCTTTTAATGCACTTGAAATTTAGTGTTGTTGTAATGGCTCAAACTGCAGGGGGGGCATGTGGGCCATGGGGCATGTGGGCCGTGTggcaacaaaacaattaacacACAAAACCGTTGAAAAGGCGCATTCGAACTGACACACTTCCGTTAGACCGTTAGCGACCTTTGGTTAGAAAGAGATGGCACACGGTGACGTGCGTACGGTAAACAGTAATAAAATAACGTTACCCTGTGGGTGgcttgcgtgcgtgtgtgtgtgtgtgcgtgtgtgtgtgtgttggacTTAGCAATAATTAAGTGAAAAATAGTAGTAAGGGTGGCTATTTGTTCGCGTGGATGTCAACTTAAGCTTGTTGATTACGTTTGATTAGTCAAGATTTAGCAAGTTAACTGGGGATTTACAGTTCTAGTGCTAGCGGAAAGCTCAAAGGCGCAAATTCAAACCAATACAACATCATATGATATACAGTTCTCGGCTCATCGAGATcgaattcaattcaaattgaaaataagctAAGACAAAAGTTTAACGATATTTATTCGTAGTGTTAATTTTTAGCAAGctaaaaacgaaacgaaaacgaaaaacagGGTTGCATTTGGCTTGTAGATAAAAACCCTCATAACGAGTTATTCTAGTCAAATTCAGTATAACGCATACAAAACCTTTCAAATTGCAATATAGGCGAGTAGTTTAGTTGTGTAGAGAATTATTAAGCTAATGTTATCACACAATGCACGTCTATcaacatatttaattatatataaatatatatatatatatatattgtataaattgtaaaagaaTACTTAAACATCTATTAGTCTCAGTGTACATAAAGTTAAGTCTGGTCTAAATGAGCATTTGGTGTGTACAAgcaacaaagaaaaaacaagtactcgtatgtacataaatatatacatatatacatatatatacttgtagCAGCACTGTATAGAGCATAAAGATATCTAACTGCGCCGgaaataaagttaattaaataaagtcaaaaactattaaataaaagagtttcaattgttaaaatatttagtcTCATCAAGAGTGAACAAATCATCGGACGAAAGGTAAGTTCTACAGAAAACTGAGTTTACGTACCGTTTTAACCCAAAGATTACTCCCAGCGGAGAGAGAaatcttttattgttttttgttttttaagatctTTTGCATGTTTCCATCACACCATTGCATCATGTTTGTTCAGTTTCAGAGCTTTGTTATTTTCAGATTGtgtttatattcatatattttacgTATTGCTTTTCAAATCAAGCTTTAAGCTTTACattaacacacaaaaaaaaataaacaaataaattatttgcaagCAATTGGCGTGCGGTTTGGCCGCCAGCAAAGAAAACTATCGTCACGTTTTTAAATATCGTGAACAGCTGCAGCGCTGCCACACAGTTAGAAAAGAGTACAAACTTAACGACACATGCGGCAATCATGCGGCATTCGTGTTGCTCACTAAAGCTTATCGTTAACCGCCACAGCTTGAATTTCACAATTGACAAAGTGCTTACAACTAACTGTAAATGAgtttcaaaaatgttgctgtGCTCTTTGAACAGAGCGATGTATGCTTATCTGTTGTCATGAAACAGTAATAGCACATCTTAGCAAGTTTTCAAGTGTTATCGAGCTTGTGACGtcactctctcactcgctctctttctctctgtgtatATCTCTTTGCAGTTCATAGGCAAGCCGAGTAACGGACCTGCGCTATGCGCTCCACAACAATAACCAAAACAAGATTTTATGTTTGCGTTTGCATTGTGTTTTTGCGCCTTGCGACAAAAACATCGCGAGCTAAGCCAACGGCTAACGAAAAATCAAGCATTTTCAAAAAGTAGAAAACTAGAAAATTGTGATTAGTTAATTGCAAGCCAAAGTGAGTATAAAaagttaataacaaaaattttcTGCATACATAAAAAGAATGCAATTAGACTAAGTGTGTGTTGcctgtgtgcatatgtatgtgcgtgtctGTAGAATTGGGTGAAGCGCAGAGGTGGGCTGTCAGAGTGCAGTTATTTCTGCTTTTCAGGTTCACTGCCTGCTTCCGTTCTACTTAGCTGGTCTTTTGTTTGATGCTCCTCTTTTATTTTCTCAAGACGCTGTGAGATTCATTTGAGTCTGTGCACACGTACATagatttgtatgtatgtatgtatgtatatgggtATGTGTGAACCTATGGCAGGCAAACAAGTTATAATAAGAATACAGGAACGTGCAggtaaaataagaaaacaaaaacagaagcGACCAATAGTTGCATGTTTTtgtttgatgctgatcaaaaattcctgtacacgcacacacatgcatttgtatttacatatgtacatgcatacatgttgTATGTTTTAGGTAGTGTGCGTTTGCATTTGCCGCTTGAGTTCGTTACAGTTTGTTAACCTCGGGTGGCTGGCGCTGCAATTGGCATTTGGTCACACTGTGCTCCATTTTTGTGCTATTGCAATTTTACAGTTGTTAACACTTTCGTCTATTACGTTTTAACTTAAAATCTAATCAAAAGctcccactcacacacacacacacacacacacacacacgcatatcaCAACGGTCAGCTTGGGGGCAACTGTTTAATGCCCGTTAGCCATGTCTATAGCTAAATTTCCGGAATTAGCCGATGGCACGCAACACAAGTTTGTTGTTATGcccatgcacacatgcacacatgcacacatgcacgcatgcATGTCtgtttgtatatgtgtataattGCTCCAACATCGCAGCCCACTGACCCCATCAACGTCTCCCATTTGGCACGAAACGCGACCACATCAAATATTCTACAGTGTGTCAAGAACCGATTAAATTGTGCATTGTGCAAATATATTCTCTATTGAtgattatattaattaatgaaTTAGTTATATTAGATATTCATTAGCATCGACTTGCTGCCTAATATTCGCTTTAGATAGCTTCAAGCACTCCTCTAATGTATTGTCGCATTTTCTAGCTGAATATGCAAATCGAACAGTTTTACTTTCTTAGGCATACATTTGATTGATTACTATAAATAGTCTTATGTCATAGGTCAATCGGTTCTGCGTCACACTCTTATCAAAATAAAGAACTAAAATGTGTAGCACATGTTTGACAGTTGCAAGCCCAGGGTACAGTCCCGCCACAGCATTTCTATTGTCCTGTTTACCTGCGTCAGTTGCGGCAGGTGAACAGCTGAACCTTTTCACTTCCAGTTCCTTTTTAGAACTAATTCAATCAATTCACCCGAATGTCCAGCGTTATTAACTACTTCAGCACCCGTCGCTGACACAGTTTCAGGGCGATCGATTCCGTTACGACTTTCGCTGCgatattttgtttattcatGTTGCACAGTGGGAAATTATGCCTATTGCGTTGGTCAACTAATTGGAACAGTCACCTTTTCTAATTGAAGAGTTCAAATGAAGGGGTTCGTTGGACAAAACTTGCGTTCTTAACTAATAAAATGCTAAAGGTCAGCGGTGAACATTGCGATATTCTGATTAGGTACAAACATTATATTCATATAgtgtaaatgtaaaaaaagCGCAGATAAATACAACATTAAGTTGGTTGACTAACAGCAATGAATCAATAATGCCAATGTGCCAGAAATATACATTAGATAATGATGTCTAGATTAAAAATCTTATTAAATTAGAATAATCCACACTTCAATATAGAGCAGAGTTTAAATTGAGTTTTGATTATTCAATTTGAAGCCAAAATAATTCTTAGCGCTCtttccatatttaaaatatttgggaattaattctttttaatattagattttgattttaattgtttctgacaaacatttttcgtttttctcaTTTCTCGAGTCTTTCAAGTAAGAACTGAACTTTTGaaagataataaaaataaactaacaAATAAGTTGATGAAAAACTCTTTTCGACCAGTTCTTTTAAATCTCTTGAGTCAAAAACCTGCCACTTAAGTCCTACACAGCTGCAAAAGCCGCCACGCTGTCGGCATATTCACATCAACTTGGATCGATTTTTATGACAGTTGCATTGAAAGCCCGTTGCACTCGAAACGGGAACAGCTAACGCGTCCTTGCCACCAAAACAATGCactcagctgcaagcacaaacaCGGCCAACAATTCcatataataacaaataataatgccTCAGATCTAGGCCACCCAAAGTGAAAATGGCTAAACACAGGCGGACTCATTTCTATACGGACTTGGCCACTTTTGCCGTGCATTGGAACAGGGGTTGTTGTAGGGTTAATCCGCTGCCAGACGAGGCTAGACAGGTGTGGCAGTTGGCAGGTAGCAGGTGGCAGATGGTGGCAAATAGAGACACCTGGACATCGTTTGGGGCGGGCGACGCTGTGGTTTGCGTGTCTGCCACTGATTTGGGGGTTGACTCCACAACTTTCCCATTCGTTTTGTGCGGTTGACCATCTAtcgattattttttaatttcaatttttttcctGCCTTGATAAATATTTTCCTCATATCCTTGCAGTATCTACACGGTAACCAGTGTAAAAGGTTCTGACCAAAAATGGCATCCGGCGGTTTGACATGTGTCAAATATATCACTTTTTTCTGCAATCTGCTTTTCGCGGTAAGTTGGCCATAAAATGATGGGTTTATCGAACTGTGCTAATCTCTGTATATTGCTCCATAGCTTACGGGTCTACTGATCCTAACGGTGGGCACAATAGTGCAGCTGAATTATGCGCATTACTCAAATTTTGTCAGTGATCACATCTGGACAGCGCCCATTATACTCATGGTTGTCGGCGCCGCAGTCGCATTTATCTGTTTCCTGGGCTGCTGTGGCGCTCTTAAGGAGAACAGCTGCATGATACTGAGCTTTGCTATACTGGCTGTTGTAATATTCCTGCTGGAGATTGGTCTTGGCATTGCCGGCTATGTGAAGCACTCGGGCTTGCAGCAGCTGATGGAAACCCAGTTCAATACGACCATGAAGCATTATAGGGAACGTGATGATTATCGTGATGCCTGGACTCTGTTGCAAACGGAATTGGATTGCTGTGGCACCCATGGACCCAACGATTGGGATGGCATTTTTGCCAATAAGACGCTGCCTCCGGCCTGCTGCAAGCTGATCAATCTAAGCGAGGCCAAAGATTGCACCACAATGCATGCCATACAGCAGGGCTGTCTGCAAAAACTGTTAGGCATACTCGATTCCAAGACTTTGATATTGGCCAGCGTGGTGCTCTCCGTGGCAGGCATACAGGTAAGTCAGCGtgcatttattatatattcttaagAATTCTTGCTTATCCTTGAATGTCCTATTCTACAGCTGCTCACCATACTCTTCGCCTGCTGTTTGTATCGTTCGTTTCGCCGCAGTTACGATCATGTTTAGGCTGCGCAGCGAGGATCCcatttatcgattttaaaaGACAGCCCTTAGCCTAGTTTGTAGTTTGGTCACATGCATGCGATATAACTCGTTGCCGTCTCTCAAGAAGCTCGTTGATaagcagaagaagaacaacataTAATACACAAAAATACTCAAAACACAATCACAATCACAATTTATACCTATCATTTATGTCAATCGATAAACACTCACTGTTAACCCAACATTTTCACTTTAAGTTGAAAACTTGTTAATGTTATTTCCTGCTCAGTTGTACTGAGCTCTAAAGATAAGCTATATATCTCAATGGTTTTTactatttaaaaacttattaTTGGATTTGTAATCTTTACAATTTTGTACACTTTTCCACTTAAACGCTCTGTATAAGCATTATgctttatttgaatatatttcgTTGTATTAGTTAAAAtcataatattatttgtatttcgaTTTTATACTCATTCCCATTTGCCAATGCATTGCGCCACCACACATGCTCATATGCAGATCAAAACATTgtaataacatatatatatatatataggtatactCTACACTATATACCGACTGGTTCGAAATTCATGCATCATTTCATCGTTTTACAAAGTGTCCTTggaacaatttt is a window encoding:
- the dimm gene encoding protein dimmed, with translation MDATQLTELMGSHDFMQLQQQLQHNNNNYNTDGHNGLSPESVERSSRPVRRATRRTSQLSNNTYDLEMTDSSSQSDDTSGGGGSSNGGGSSTNNNSNQLGCAQGGQRPSSRGRQQNATAGASLTPNSGANNNNNNNRRRKGALNAKERNLRRLESNERERMRMHSLNDAFQSLREVIPHVEMERRLSKIETLTLAKNYIINLTHIILSKRNEEAAAMELNAGAVGGVLLTGLTAEPNGNNGGAATNGATNGLCFEDALASGGAYDCALLAASDGSLLSAATVAATPTMQTLQPPPAMHMHAQSQVDQQAQQHLPHHHHPQQQQQQQQQQPHAQQQLLHAHAHLGANMLLPQQQQQQQQQQQQQQQQQQQPQQQQPTLILNGGTTLTVGGVAVAVGGAAGGGVFPDVNDNFDEPFREFL
- the Tsp39D gene encoding CD63 antigen; its protein translation is MASGGLTCVKYITFFCNLLFALTGLLILTVGTIVQLNYAHYSNFVSDHIWTAPIILMVVGAAVAFICFLGCCGALKENSCMILSFAILAVVIFLLEIGLGIAGYVKHSGLQQLMETQFNTTMKHYRERDDYRDAWTLLQTELDCCGTHGPNDWDGIFANKTLPPACCKLINLSEAKDCTTMHAIQQGCLQKLLGILDSKTLILASVVLSVAGIQLLTILFACCLYRSFRRSYDHV